The genomic interval AGAGAACAGGTCTCAAGCTAGACAAGCGCACCACCAAGTGCCAGGGGGCAAAGAGGAGGGGGGACTGCTGATTCCCACAGGGGGTCCAGGGCAGCAAAGTGAGACTCTAGATCCCACCCTCAGCCTGTCGGGGGTCTCGGGCAGGGATGGACATGTATGTGCTGCCTGTGGAGGCTTGATGGAAATGCCGAGTGATCCCAAGTCACAACGACCTTCCTAGCAGGCGAGTTCCGGATTCCCCCCAATCTGGCGCTATCAGAACACTGGCAGCTACAGCCAGGCATTGATGGGGGTGCAGCCTCCGGGGGCTCCCCGCTAAGGCCGCATTATCAGTCTTTCCCAGTGGCAGCAATGGGGCACAATGACTGCATACTCATGTGCAGAGTGAAGCTGGCCCCCCGGAAACGCTGGAACCACACTCCCAGCTGCGATCCTTGGCCACTGACAGCAGAGACGAGGCCCCTGCCTGCTACACTGGGCCCTGGCAGGGCTGGCAATCACCTATGGGCAGGATGCCAGGCTCTCCTATCcaggtacccccatcaaaccacCCGCCTGGCCAAAAGGGCTTCTTTCTGTCATCAGCAAGCTCACTACTGAGAACAGGGCAACCAGGTGCGGAGCTGCCGTGGGGCCTGCAGAGCGTGGAAGAGGAGCGTCTGTGAACCTGGTCAGGCTGGGAAAGGTCAGCCCAAATGGTCCAAAGTGTGTTGCGGGGTCAGCGTGACCCAGCAGCAGAGCTGTGGTCACTAGAAGAGCTGGAATTGCAAGCGAGAGAAGGGAAACATGCAGTGGAGGTCCCAAGCTAGCACGTAATACCAGGAAGCAAGGTGGGTCACAGGGCGCCCAGGAGCAATGACAGATGTCCTTATGGAAcaagagaggcaggaagggacGTCTTCAAACAAGGGCGATGCTGTGGTACGGACATTTCTTCTACGCAGCAAAGGGCGTATGCTACCTGGGTAGCGGCAGACGCACCGGGGTGGTGGCCGATTCCTAAAGGTTCCgagctctggtgggcagggccggggcTGGACTGGTCCCGTTGGAGGCTGGGTGCACAGGGCAGGGCACCGTGCCCGTGGCGGCCAGCTGGCGGCAGAGTGACTGCCGTTCCCGCACGGCTCGATTCGAGGCTGAAGTCTTTCTGATCTGGGCGCGCCGGGCGTGCCGCAGCGGAGACTTGTAGGTTCTCCGCAACTCGGCCAGGAATCCCTGATAGTTGTTTCGCAAGGGGCTGTCGGGTTGCATGTGGGGGATCGCCCACTTCTCCGCCTCCCCGGTCAGCCGGGACACGAGGAACGCCACTCGCTCGGCCTCTCCGGGGAAGCGCGAGGCCTGGAAGATCATAAATCTGTCCATCTGCATCAAGAACCCCGCCAGCTGGCCAGGGTCTCCGGAAAAGGGCTCGGGCAGAGAGGTTGGAGGCGTTGTCATCGGCCGGGTCCCATTGGAGGTAATGGCCGAGATGGGTGGGGTGATCTGCAGCGCCCCGGGAATCCGAGCCCGGGTGCGTAACAAGGTCAGCTCCGCCATCACGCTCTCCAGCATGTTGGTGAGGTTGGCCTTCTCTGCCCGCAGGGTCGAGGCCTCCCGCCTCAGCGCGGAGTTAGTGAGGCGCAGGGAGGTCAGGGTGTCGATGACGTCATCCATTTGGGCATTGGTAGAAGCTGCAGAGGCTGGGGTTTCAGCTTTTGCGGTCTGGGGTTGAACCATGTTGGCCAAAGGTCGGCCAAAGGCTGAGACTGATGAAGCGGGAGAAGGGGGTTTGGGTATCCCAGAACCTGAGCACCTGTGATGCTAAACTTGGGTAGACCcagagagaaatcaaggaaagggTAGGGTTCAAGACCCAGCGTGGCTGAGAAGCCCAAACAAGAAGGCAGGGCAGACGGACCGAGAGATGAGCACAGCCAGACCAGGCAGGGGGTGCAGACACTTGGGGATCCCCAGCTCCGGATGCGGCTCCTTGATCGCCGCCCTCAGAAGgccatggcgggctgcacaggaggGTGGACTTGTTCTGGGCCCTGAAGGATGAAAACATGGTTTAAAAAAGGTTTCGACTGCGGAAACGGGGGTTAGAAGTAAGGGACGCGGCGTGGGAGGAGCAAAGAGCGGGCGGCGAGGCGGGCGCCCCCGCCGAGGCCCCCTCCCTACGCTGGGCCCGGCGCCCACCTGGGGCAGAACAAAGGGCCGATGCACCCGCGGCGGCGCCGGGGCctggggcgggcggcgggcgcgtACCTGGGTCTCCGCGGCTTCCTCCGCGGCTCCGTCTGCCGCGCCGGCCGCGACCAAGATGGCCCGATCGGGGAATGCGGGCAGGCAGATGAGtcacggcggcggcggcggcccgccGGAACTGCTTCCCGGTCAGGTCAGGccggggcggcggcggcaggaGGCAGGCGCGGGCAGCCTCTGGCGGGAGCACAAGCCGAGCTGGGACCGGGGCCGGGGTCACGGCGGAGGGCGGGTGGCTGAGCGGCCGGGGTGCGGGCGGGGCCTgagcggcggcggtggcggctcCAGGCTCGCCTCGCGCGGGCCCCGCTGGTTGCCATGGAGACCACCAGCTCGCGCGCGGCCGAGGCCCCGCCCCGGAAATGGCGCGCGCAGCCCCGCCTCCCGGGCAACTGCTCTGTGCCTGTCCTCAGCAGCCAATCAGTGATGACTGATTT from Balaenoptera ricei isolate mBalRic1 chromosome 10, mBalRic1.hap2, whole genome shotgun sequence carries:
- the RTL6 gene encoding retrotransposon Gag-like protein 6 produces the protein MVQPQTAKAETPASAASTNAQMDDVIDTLTSLRLTNSALRREASTLRAEKANLTNMLESVMAELTLLRTRARIPGALQITPPISAITSNGTRPMTTPPTSLPEPFSGDPGQLAGFLMQMDRFMIFQASRFPGEAERVAFLVSRLTGEAEKWAIPHMQPDSPLRNNYQGFLAELRRTYKSPLRHARRAQIRKTSASNRAVRERQSLCRQLAATGTVPCPVHPASNGTSPAPALPTRARNL